CACATTTCCCCACTTCTCCCCCCACAGTCAGCACTCGATGGTTATCACGTCTGCATCTTTGCCTATGGGCAGACGGGCAGCGGCAAAACCTACACTATGGAGGGGCCAGATGCTTTGGACCCCGAGAGGAGGGGGATGATCCCCAGAGCAGTGCACCGCGTCTTCCAGGGAGCACAGGAGCTGGCAGAGAAAGGCTGGCAGGTGAGACTCACCACGGGAGGGGGGTTATTTGAGGGGGGGTTTGGTGCTTTTTTGACCCCTCCTGCAGTATCGTTTCAGCGCCAGTTTCCTGGAGATCTACAACGAATCCCTGCGGGATCTGCTGGGCGCTCGGGCGGAGCGTGGGGAGCTGGAGATCCGCAGGGTCAGCTCAACCAGCGAGGAGCTGCACGTCCCCAACCTGCGCTGCGTCCCCGTGGCCTCCGAGGACGAGGTGAATGACAGAAACCTGCTtttatatcatagaatcacaaggctggaaaggacctgcaGCATCATCCACTCCCACCTTCCCCCATTTCCCCTTGCTCAGCACTAAACCAcctcgtagctcctcatccagccTCCTGCACGTTGCCAGggtgactccagcacctccctgcgCAGCCATTCCAGCGCCTGGCCACTCTCTGAAACCAAAAGTTCTTCCTTCTGTCCAACCCGAACCTCCTCTGGTACTGAGGCCTCCTCTGAGGCCGTTCCCTCGGCTCCTGTTTGTTGCTGGGAGCGGAGGCCGAACCCCTCCTcgccacaacctcccttcaggaagccGCAGGGCGCGCTCAgctctcccctcagcctcctctcctccagcctGAACCACCCCAGCAGCTCCCCATAAGACCCCGTGGTGCTGCagacccccccccccccccagcttCCTCCTCCTTGTGGGGCCTCCAcgtcttttttgttgttgttgtcgtgAGGGCATCAACCACCACCCCCAACTCCCCCTCCCCACTGCCTCCCCCCCCTccttcccacagccctgcagtgtTATGATGCCAAAGTGCAGCACTTGGCCTCGTTCAGCCTCATCCCCTTCCCCTCACCCCTTCCCCTCGTCCCATGAAGGCCTCCCCGCCCCCAGGCAGATCCCCACCACCCCCAGTTTGGTGCACCCCGCAAACCGAGGCTGCCCTCAGTGCCCTCCTTGGTTCATCCATAAAGATGTCACACAAGAGGGGTCCCAGCCCCGACCCCTGGGGGCACCTCGGGATGAGCCACCAGCTGGATTGGCTCCATGAAGCTGGGCACCCGCAGCAGGGCTCCCAGCCCT
This portion of the Meleagris gallopavo isolate NT-WF06-2002-E0010 breed Aviagen turkey brand Nicholas breeding stock unplaced genomic scaffold, Turkey_5.1 ChrUn_random_7180001949177, whole genome shotgun sequence genome encodes:
- the LOC104916842 gene encoding carboxy-terminal kinesin 2-like; the protein is PLFISQNPPFCPPTPHFTPPNNHISPLLPPQSALDGYHVCIFAYGQTGSGKTYTMEGPDALDPERRGMIPRAVHRVFQGAQELAEKGWQYRFSASFLEIYNESLRDLLGARAERGELEIRRVSSTSEELHVPNLRCVPVASEDEVNDRNLLLYHRITRLERTCSIIHSHLPPFPLAQH